In the genome of Fimbriimonadaceae bacterium, one region contains:
- a CDS encoding amidohydrolase family protein: MKLKRLPVLALLATLPLIAIAQDSPRPTYLLKGARVIVSPGKVIEKADILVKDGVIAKIGNNLEASGGAETIDCSGLSVYPGLIHPLLRVTVEGVTQTPTAGQVGPGGGGGRTQVNRDADPFGKAVNLFSDKRIAEMGQKGVSDFESLVKNGYAVAHTYARGGLVGPKSGIFSLSSPDIAPANMMREGLGFPISLAAPRNGQYPGSTMGAIAFIRQTILDAGWYGRMQSYYAANPNVARPERDLALERLVALAKGEDYALFDDMSELSALEAMAISREFNLKSIYTMRRSAGAILDLLKNPRIQVMLDGDLISKPTISPDDSRNDVANIRAYFNELQAGAELEKAGIEFCYAPSSSSNPFEGIRMLVRCGLSRDGALAAMTTRPAKLLGIDKRVGTVEEGKLGNLLIVQGDLLSQSSQIMAAFVEGQRVAFDMPKKKEADQLGPEAPMKLMPPNYESFPRPAETKKAFRLYKNATIWTMSRQGVLQNADIIIKDGKIAAIGKGLTAPDGCEVIDAKGLHISPGLWDCHSHTAITGSVNESTNMITAECRIQDVVNHRDVNVYRQLAGGVVGAQQLHGSANVIGGQANPVKWRWGQRPEDFRIDYAPMGVKFALGQNPIREPEGGFGGNQAPEPSWDSLLTWRPQSRMGNEDSIRRAFYAGKEYAQAWADFKAGKTKVEPRRDLQLEALSMIADGTIKIHSHGYRQDEFLMLMRVAKEVGAEIATFQHILEGYKIADEMAEQGIGGSTFADWWGFKLEAYDAIPYNMSLMADRGVVTSVNSDSNNHARRLYIEAAKAIRYGASTPEASLSFVTTGPAKQMGISGRTGSLEAGKDADLAIWTAPPTSIFTKCLATYVDGVKLFDLADDAKQRAERDAFLATAKQVLGQDEPPKAAEAAAAGELTAGETAKVSGIGEVTGIPGIAKYQAKAFAIVGATIHPMIGDPFVGNVVVGDDGLIKAVGPRAAIPNGVTRIDGKGKHVYPGLIDASTTLGLNEIGQVPASNDSSERGNFHPDYRPERAVNPESELLGVARAQGVLTAVTHPTGGGMPGQASLIYLDGYTWEDMTIQGGIGVMLTVGGGGGFGFGEDEDLCGEEHFGAGSAVKHSHDEHEDDKGGQGRRGGGGGGDTTSSLRQASTWLQQARDYIEARNAYASGKGPLTPRDDRMEQLAKVLDKKCSILAIAHSASDMKATVAWAEKEGVNIQLLGCTNAVEIADWLAEKGIPIIFTATMNLPGGNDSHPHEFYAAPGKLRAAGVKVALSTNSDFDVRQLRDQAGFAAAYGMDPEDAMRSVTLWPAEILGLGKRLGAIQTGYEGTLIVTDGDLLETSTRVLHAWIRGKETSLENKQTRLYNKYNTKPKPNTWKKAG; encoded by the coding sequence ATGAAGCTGAAAAGATTGCCAGTGCTCGCACTGCTGGCGACACTTCCGTTGATCGCGATCGCCCAGGACTCGCCTCGCCCCACCTATCTGCTCAAGGGCGCCCGCGTCATCGTTTCGCCCGGAAAGGTGATCGAGAAAGCCGACATCCTGGTGAAGGATGGCGTGATCGCAAAGATTGGGAACAATCTGGAGGCATCGGGAGGTGCAGAAACGATCGACTGCTCGGGCCTCTCCGTCTATCCAGGCTTGATCCACCCGCTTCTGCGAGTGACCGTCGAGGGAGTGACCCAGACGCCGACAGCAGGACAAGTCGGTCCCGGTGGGGGTGGAGGTCGCACCCAGGTTAATCGCGACGCCGACCCGTTTGGAAAGGCCGTCAACCTCTTTTCCGACAAGCGCATTGCAGAGATGGGGCAGAAGGGCGTGAGTGATTTCGAGTCGCTGGTGAAGAACGGCTATGCTGTGGCTCACACCTATGCCCGAGGCGGGTTGGTAGGACCCAAATCCGGCATCTTCAGCCTCTCATCGCCCGACATCGCTCCGGCAAACATGATGAGAGAGGGGTTGGGATTCCCGATCTCCCTTGCCGCGCCGAGAAACGGACAATACCCCGGCTCGACGATGGGTGCAATCGCCTTTATCCGACAGACGATTCTTGATGCTGGGTGGTACGGCAGGATGCAATCGTACTATGCGGCTAATCCAAACGTCGCACGCCCAGAGCGCGACCTTGCCCTGGAGCGACTCGTTGCTTTGGCAAAGGGCGAAGACTACGCGCTCTTTGACGATATGAGTGAACTATCGGCTCTTGAGGCGATGGCAATCTCGCGAGAATTCAATCTTAAGTCCATATATACGATGCGGCGCAGCGCCGGGGCAATTCTTGACCTTCTCAAAAATCCGCGCATTCAGGTCATGCTCGATGGCGATCTCATTTCAAAGCCAACCATCAGCCCGGACGACAGTCGAAACGATGTGGCCAACATCCGCGCGTATTTCAATGAACTTCAGGCTGGAGCGGAGTTAGAGAAAGCGGGGATTGAGTTCTGCTATGCTCCGTCGAGCTCCAGTAACCCGTTTGAAGGGATCCGTATGCTCGTGCGATGCGGACTCAGCCGCGATGGCGCACTTGCGGCAATGACGACTCGCCCAGCCAAGCTTCTTGGCATCGACAAGCGTGTTGGAACGGTCGAAGAAGGAAAGCTTGGGAACCTGCTTATCGTTCAAGGAGACCTACTCAGCCAATCTTCGCAGATCATGGCAGCGTTCGTCGAAGGCCAGCGAGTGGCGTTTGACATGCCCAAAAAGAAGGAGGCAGATCAGCTTGGACCGGAAGCGCCAATGAAGTTGATGCCTCCAAACTACGAGTCCTTCCCACGCCCCGCCGAAACGAAGAAGGCGTTCCGACTCTATAAGAACGCAACGATCTGGACGATGTCGCGGCAGGGCGTTCTTCAAAATGCCGACATCATCATCAAAGATGGCAAGATCGCAGCGATTGGGAAAGGGCTGACGGCTCCTGACGGGTGTGAAGTTATCGACGCCAAAGGGCTTCATATTTCGCCAGGTCTGTGGGATTGCCACAGCCACACAGCCATCACAGGCAGCGTCAACGAATCGACGAACATGATCACGGCGGAGTGCCGGATTCAGGATGTCGTGAACCACCGAGACGTGAACGTGTACAGACAGCTTGCCGGTGGTGTGGTAGGGGCGCAGCAGCTTCATGGCTCCGCGAACGTCATTGGTGGACAAGCAAACCCGGTCAAATGGAGATGGGGGCAGCGCCCCGAGGATTTCCGAATAGACTACGCACCGATGGGAGTGAAGTTTGCCCTCGGGCAAAATCCGATCCGCGAGCCTGAAGGTGGCTTCGGCGGCAATCAAGCTCCCGAGCCGTCGTGGGATAGCTTGCTTACCTGGCGTCCTCAAAGTCGTATGGGCAACGAGGATTCGATCCGTCGTGCATTCTACGCGGGCAAAGAGTACGCCCAAGCTTGGGCCGATTTCAAAGCCGGCAAAACAAAGGTTGAGCCCCGGCGAGATCTCCAGCTCGAAGCGCTAAGCATGATCGCCGATGGCACGATCAAGATTCACAGCCATGGCTATCGCCAAGATGAATTCTTGATGCTGATGCGTGTGGCGAAGGAGGTTGGGGCCGAGATTGCGACGTTCCAGCACATTCTTGAAGGCTACAAGATCGCTGATGAAATGGCGGAGCAGGGCATCGGCGGATCGACGTTTGCCGACTGGTGGGGATTCAAGCTCGAAGCGTATGATGCGATCCCTTACAATATGTCGCTGATGGCGGATCGAGGAGTGGTGACCAGCGTCAACAGCGACAGCAACAACCACGCTCGAAGACTGTACATCGAAGCGGCGAAGGCAATCCGTTATGGAGCTTCCACGCCAGAGGCGTCACTGAGTTTTGTCACCACTGGGCCGGCGAAGCAGATGGGAATCTCTGGGCGGACCGGCTCACTCGAAGCAGGCAAAGATGCCGATCTTGCGATCTGGACCGCGCCCCCGACTTCGATCTTTACCAAGTGTTTGGCAACTTATGTCGATGGCGTGAAGCTGTTTGACCTTGCCGACGATGCCAAGCAGCGCGCCGAGCGAGATGCTTTCCTCGCTACAGCAAAGCAGGTGCTTGGACAGGACGAGCCGCCCAAAGCTGCGGAGGCCGCAGCCGCAGGAGAGCTCACAGCGGGGGAGACCGCAAAGGTTTCGGGAATCGGCGAAGTAACAGGCATCCCCGGAATCGCGAAGTACCAAGCAAAGGCGTTTGCTATCGTGGGTGCCACGATCCATCCGATGATCGGCGATCCGTTTGTCGGAAATGTGGTTGTGGGTGACGACGGTCTGATTAAGGCTGTCGGGCCTCGGGCAGCGATTCCGAATGGTGTGACCCGCATCGACGGCAAGGGCAAGCACGTCTACCCTGGCCTCATCGATGCTTCTACTACCTTGGGACTCAACGAAATCGGTCAAGTCCCGGCGAGCAATGACTCTTCGGAGCGCGGCAATTTCCATCCCGACTATCGACCCGAACGCGCGGTAAATCCCGAGAGCGAGCTTCTTGGCGTCGCTCGTGCGCAGGGTGTGCTCACGGCGGTCACCCACCCGACTGGCGGGGGCATGCCCGGGCAGGCATCTCTGATTTACCTGGACGGTTACACCTGGGAGGATATGACCATCCAAGGTGGTATCGGCGTGATGCTTACGGTCGGTGGTGGAGGCGGTTTTGGCTTCGGCGAGGATGAAGATCTTTGCGGAGAAGAGCATTTCGGCGCTGGCTCAGCGGTGAAGCACAGCCATGACGAACACGAGGACGATAAAGGAGGGCAGGGCCGTCGCGGTGGTGGTGGCGGTGGCGACACAACGTCTTCACTACGCCAAGCATCGACTTGGCTCCAACAAGCTAGAGACTATATCGAAGCCCGCAATGCTTACGCCTCTGGGAAGGGACCCCTCACTCCTCGCGACGACCGAATGGAGCAGCTTGCGAAGGTTCTGGACAAAAAGTGCTCCATCCTTGCGATTGCCCATAGCGCCAGCGATATGAAGGCGACAGTTGCATGGGCCGAGAAGGAGGGAGTGAACATCCAGCTGCTTGGCTGCACCAACGCGGTCGAGATCGCGGATTGGCTTGCTGAGAAGGGCATTCCCATCATCTTTACGGCGACGATGAACCTGCCCGGCGGCAACGATTCTCATCCTCATGAGTTCTACGCTGCACCAGGGAAGCTAAGAGCTGCCGGTGTGAAGGTCGCGCTTTCGACGAACTCCGACTTTGACGTTCGTCAGCTCCGAGACCAAGCAGGATTCGCGGCCGCCTACGGGATGGACCCCGAAGACGCGATGCGATCGGTCACGCTTTGGCCGGCTGAGATCCTCGGTCTCGGCAAGCGTCTTGGCGCGATCCAAACGGGCTATGAAGGAACGCTGATCGTTACCGATGGAGACCTGCTGGAGACCTCCACGCGAGTGTTGCACGCCTGGATTCGGGGCAAGGAGACGAGCCTGGAGAACAAACAGACCCGGCTCTACAACAAGTACAACACGAAGCCGAAGCCGAACACATGGAAGAAAGCAGGATAG
- a CDS encoding LUD domain-containing protein: protein MAEREQILQALSAVQSKGKALPEPIRRSSERSIDELWAIFEERLKAVGGKMATSEDLQSLLRGNILVEHGIDLNEHGIDLNTLPLRGRVGERSEPERGEEQMSGDHPHPVHSVHSLPHQGGGDPSLDLSVVTDPWTADLSITTAKLAIAESGTLLLETGPDKSRLASLAPPRHIVLVSRESIVESLEEAMPFVSERSSVFITGPSRTADIEGTLVHGVHGPRELFVSREL from the coding sequence GTGGCCGAGCGTGAACAAATCCTGCAAGCCCTGAGCGCTGTCCAATCTAAAGGCAAGGCGCTTCCCGAGCCGATACGGCGGTCGTCGGAGCGATCCATCGATGAGCTGTGGGCCATCTTTGAGGAGAGGCTTAAGGCAGTCGGGGGGAAGATGGCGACCTCAGAGGACCTTCAGAGTCTCCTTAGAGGGAACATCCTCGTCGAACATGGCATCGACCTCAATGAACATGGCATCGACCTCAATACTCTCCCCTTGAGGGGGAGAGTCGGTGAGCGCAGCGAACCGGAGAGGGGTGAAGAACAGATGTCTGGCGATCACCCCCACCCTGTTCACTCCGTTCACAGCCTCCCCCATCAAGGGGGAGGCGATCCTAGTTTAGACTTGTCCGTCGTGACTGACCCCTGGACCGCCGACCTTTCTATCACCACCGCCAAGCTCGCTATTGCCGAATCCGGCACTCTGCTGCTGGAAACCGGCCCCGATAAGTCCCGCCTCGCCAGCCTTGCTCCACCCCGTCACATCGTGTTGGTCAGTAGGGAGAGCATCGTCGAGAGCCTGGAAGAGGCGATGCCGTTCGTTTCCGAGCGGAGCAGCGTCTTCATCACCGGTCCCAGCCGGACCGCCGACATCGAAGGAACGCTCGTTCACGGCGTCCACGGGCCGAGAGAGCTGTTTGTGAGTCGGGAGCTATGA
- a CDS encoding iron-sulfur cluster-binding protein, translated as MKGSRVEKFAEALDQGTTKAVRSASVAKTTGRLQTLSAVFDGDIESARAYAAQVKEYVLDDLYDLLLEFEKSCTANGITVHWAKDAESARKIILDIVEKSTDKESPIVKAKSMATEEIHLNHALEEAGYHPIETDLGEFVVQLDGDTPSHIVTPIIHKTKEQVAETFAHHRIGPPSENAEELTLQARDHLRGKFQQAKVGISGVNFGIAKTGRIVLVENEGNNRLSTTAPDVHIALMGIEKLLVSEDQLPIFLKILGGSATGQRLTTYVHLISGPRKADEQDGPKEIHLVLLDNGRSRILNGPYKDILRCIRCGACLNVCPVYRQASGHGYGHVYSGPLGAVLAPALEGVKGMGDLAQASSLCGACEEVCPVKIPIPHLLLKLRHEAVQKGAKDSGIPWQWFGMAAEDSKKWKAGLALLPLAGGLPNPATKGWDEHRSRPEKQGRDFRRWWRGRA; from the coding sequence ATGAAAGGTTCACGGGTCGAGAAGTTTGCTGAAGCCTTAGATCAGGGCACCACCAAGGCTGTCCGTTCGGCCTCCGTCGCCAAAACCACGGGCCGACTCCAGACCCTGAGCGCGGTATTCGACGGCGACATCGAATCTGCCAGAGCCTACGCCGCGCAAGTCAAAGAATACGTCCTAGATGACTTATACGACCTACTCCTCGAGTTCGAGAAGAGCTGCACGGCCAACGGCATCACCGTGCATTGGGCCAAGGACGCCGAATCCGCCCGCAAGATTATCCTGGACATTGTCGAGAAGAGCACGGACAAGGAGAGCCCGATCGTCAAAGCCAAATCCATGGCGACGGAGGAGATTCACCTCAACCATGCGCTGGAAGAAGCGGGATATCACCCGATCGAAACCGACCTTGGCGAGTTCGTCGTCCAGCTCGATGGCGACACCCCCAGCCACATCGTCACGCCCATCATCCACAAGACCAAGGAACAGGTGGCGGAGACCTTCGCGCACCACCGCATCGGCCCGCCCAGTGAGAATGCCGAAGAACTCACCCTGCAAGCCCGCGACCACCTGCGGGGCAAGTTCCAGCAGGCCAAAGTCGGCATCAGCGGGGTGAACTTCGGCATTGCCAAAACCGGGCGAATCGTGCTCGTGGAGAACGAGGGCAACAATCGTCTTTCCACCACCGCGCCAGACGTTCATATCGCGCTGATGGGGATCGAGAAGCTTTTGGTCAGCGAGGACCAGCTGCCCATCTTTCTCAAGATTCTCGGCGGCTCAGCGACGGGACAGCGACTCACCACCTACGTGCATCTCATCTCTGGCCCGCGCAAAGCCGATGAACAGGACGGTCCAAAAGAGATTCACCTCGTGCTGCTCGATAACGGACGGTCCCGAATCCTCAATGGCCCGTACAAAGACATCCTCCGGTGCATCCGCTGCGGCGCATGCCTGAATGTCTGCCCTGTGTATCGGCAGGCTTCGGGGCATGGCTACGGGCACGTCTACAGCGGGCCGCTCGGGGCTGTGCTCGCTCCTGCGCTGGAAGGGGTGAAGGGCATGGGCGATCTTGCCCAAGCTTCCAGCCTTTGCGGGGCGTGCGAAGAGGTCTGTCCGGTCAAGATTCCGATCCCCCATCTGTTGCTGAAGCTTCGGCATGAAGCGGTTCAGAAGGGGGCAAAAGATTCGGGGATTCCTTGGCAGTGGTTTGGCATGGCGGCGGAGGACAGCAAGAAGTGGAAAGCGGGCTTGGCCCTGCTTCCGCTTGCAGGTGGACTGCCAAACCCGGCGACGAAGGGATGGGACGAGCACCGCTCTCGACCCGAAAAGCAGGGGCGAGACTTCAGGAGGTGGTGGCGTGGCCGAGCGTGA
- a CDS encoding (Fe-S)-binding protein, whose product MRVSLMLTCLCDAFYGEVGIATARILEHCGCTVEFPKGQTCCGQPPFNSGDWDTARPIARRTLGTFDKGLPIIVPSGSCTAMLRSGYPMLGLEAPRAFELSEFLIDHLGIDRWPLRGSCVTRKQKVAFHRSCHMRELSASGRGLGVSPKRSTGVPPVVAGIHDRDGHGTHGRDAHATESPQERLLTLIPGLELVQFAQQEQCCGFGGAFSATHGTLSAGIGMEKLRCLMDAGVDTVVSGDMGCLMHLQGLIDKERLPLKTKHYAQLLAEVLPV is encoded by the coding sequence ATGCGCGTTAGCCTCATGCTCACCTGCCTTTGCGACGCTTTCTACGGAGAGGTCGGCATCGCAACGGCGCGCATCCTGGAGCATTGCGGCTGCACCGTCGAGTTCCCCAAAGGCCAAACCTGCTGCGGACAGCCCCCGTTCAACTCGGGCGACTGGGACACTGCCCGCCCCATCGCCAGACGCACCCTCGGCACGTTTGACAAGGGCCTGCCCATCATCGTCCCCAGCGGGTCGTGCACGGCGATGCTGCGGTCGGGCTACCCGATGCTTGGCCTTGAAGCCCCCCGAGCATTCGAGCTTTCCGAATTCCTTATCGACCATCTCGGCATCGACCGCTGGCCTTTGCGCGGGTCTTGCGTGACGAGGAAGCAAAAGGTGGCATTTCATCGGTCGTGCCACATGCGGGAATTATCAGCGAGTGGGCGTGGCTTGGGCGTCTCGCCCAAGCGTTCCACGGGCGTCCCGCCCGTGGTTGCCGGAATCCATGACCGGGACGGTCATGGGACACATGGGCGAGACGCCCATGCCACGGAATCCCCCCAAGAACGCCTCCTCACCCTCATCCCCGGACTCGAACTCGTCCAGTTCGCCCAGCAAGAACAGTGTTGCGGCTTCGGCGGAGCCTTCTCCGCCACCCACGGCACCCTCAGCGCAGGCATCGGCATGGAGAAACTCCGCTGTCTGATGGATGCGGGGGTGGATACGGTCGTCAGCGGCGACATGGGTTGCCTGATGCACCTCCAAGGGTTGATCGACAAAGAGCGGCTGCCTCTCAAGACGAAGCACTATGCGCAGTTGCTTGCGGAGGTGTTGCCCGTATGA
- a CDS encoding bifunctional rhamnulose-1-phosphate aldolase/short-chain dehydrogenase: MASSMIESVWDSAKAAAMDPVEQLVYASNLLGSDPRITNFGGGNTSAKLTATDPLTGESVRVMWVKGSGGDLGSAKMQNFASLYLDRVLKLEYKQKAEGLPEDAIVALYNHCTFNLNPTACSIDTPLHAFVPADAVSHMHSDAVIAIAACEDCEAITKEIWGDEMGILPWKRPGFDLGLMLRDLIASNPKAKGAIMQSHGFICWADTWQECYELTLRMINQAQTYLNERTRQHPFGNPVVEAHPDPKGVMAELLPRLRGRIAYNGQRLIAHVDGSPEVMDFLSRSKMPELAKLGTSCPDHFLRTKIRPLVLTATDDDSLDSALSQFREVYKAYYERCKHSDSPAMRNPNPSVVLVPGVGMVSFGKNPQEAKVTGQFYKNAIAVMRGAEAVSKYVALPEQEAFNIEYWLLEEAKLKRMPPEKEFARQIAVITGGAQGIGFATAKRLASEGACVVLLDINDEKLEAAAHDIDQTAANAGSVLTCRCDVTDGKSLVEAFEKTIRKFGGVDVVVACAGNARRGTIADTDDANYEFLSDLLMKGYFLTMREAARLMIKQGTGGSLIVVGSKNAVAVGQNAAIYSAAKAFELHLMRTSASDLAKYNIRCNAVNPDAVLQGSAIWQGAWREESARSLGIQPDELEEHYRKRSMLGVIVSTDDIAEAIAWLSSEKRSSRTTGCVIPVDGGVREAFVR, encoded by the coding sequence AGCTCACTGCGACCGACCCCCTCACCGGCGAATCCGTTCGCGTGATGTGGGTGAAAGGCTCGGGCGGCGACCTTGGTTCGGCGAAGATGCAGAACTTCGCCTCGCTCTATCTCGACCGTGTCCTCAAGCTGGAGTACAAGCAGAAAGCCGAAGGGCTCCCCGAGGACGCCATAGTTGCGCTTTACAACCACTGCACTTTTAACCTCAATCCCACGGCTTGCAGCATCGACACTCCACTCCACGCTTTCGTCCCCGCCGACGCCGTTTCGCACATGCACAGCGACGCCGTCATCGCCATCGCCGCTTGCGAAGATTGCGAAGCGATCACCAAGGAGATTTGGGGCGACGAGATGGGCATCCTGCCGTGGAAGCGTCCCGGTTTTGATCTTGGTCTGATGCTCCGCGACCTGATCGCCTCCAACCCCAAAGCCAAGGGCGCGATCATGCAGTCGCACGGCTTTATCTGCTGGGCCGACACTTGGCAGGAGTGCTACGAACTGACCCTCCGCATGATCAACCAAGCGCAGACCTATCTAAACGAGCGCACCCGTCAACACCCCTTTGGCAACCCGGTGGTAGAGGCTCACCCCGACCCCAAAGGCGTCATGGCTGAACTCCTTCCACGACTGCGTGGACGCATCGCTTACAACGGCCAGCGGCTGATCGCCCATGTCGACGGCTCGCCCGAGGTCATGGATTTCCTTTCCCGGTCGAAAATGCCCGAACTGGCAAAGCTGGGCACAAGCTGCCCGGATCACTTTTTGCGAACGAAGATTCGCCCACTCGTTTTGACGGCAACAGATGACGACTCCCTGGATAGCGCTCTAAGTCAATTCCGGGAAGTGTACAAAGCCTACTATGAGCGGTGCAAACACTCTGATTCCCCAGCCATGCGCAACCCCAACCCGAGCGTTGTTCTGGTCCCCGGCGTGGGCATGGTGAGTTTTGGCAAGAACCCCCAAGAGGCCAAGGTCACCGGGCAGTTCTATAAAAACGCGATCGCGGTCATGCGCGGAGCCGAGGCCGTCAGCAAGTATGTGGCCCTGCCGGAGCAGGAGGCATTCAACATCGAATATTGGCTTTTGGAAGAAGCAAAGCTTAAGCGCATGCCACCGGAAAAAGAGTTTGCGCGGCAGATCGCCGTCATCACGGGTGGAGCCCAGGGCATCGGGTTTGCCACAGCAAAGCGGCTTGCCAGCGAGGGCGCGTGTGTTGTGCTGCTCGATATCAATGACGAAAAGCTGGAAGCGGCGGCGCATGACATCGACCAGACCGCTGCTAACGCTGGCTCCGTTTTGACGTGCCGTTGCGATGTGACCGACGGTAAGTCGCTAGTCGAAGCTTTTGAGAAGACGATTCGCAAGTTCGGAGGGGTAGATGTGGTTGTGGCCTGCGCCGGGAACGCCCGGCGAGGAACGATTGCCGATACCGATGACGCCAATTACGAATTCCTGAGCGATCTGCTGATGAAGGGCTACTTCTTGACCATGCGCGAAGCCGCAAGACTGATGATCAAGCAGGGCACGGGCGGGTCGTTGATCGTGGTGGGATCAAAGAATGCGGTTGCCGTGGGTCAGAACGCGGCGATCTATTCGGCGGCCAAGGCGTTCGAGCTTCACCTGATGCGAACGTCTGCTAGCGACCTTGCCAAGTATAACATTCGCTGCAACGCAGTGAACCCAGACGCGGTTCTTCAGGGCTCGGCGATTTGGCAGGGAGCTTGGCGTGAAGAGTCGGCTCGAAGTCTGGGCATCCAGCCGGACGAACTCGAAGAGCACTATCGAAAGCGCTCGATGCTGGGGGTAATTGTCAGTACCGACGACATCGCCGAGGCGATCGCATGGCTGAGCAGCGAAAAGCGCAGCAGCCGCACCACCGGGTGCGTGATACCCGTCGACGGAGGGGTCCGTGAAGCGTTCGTGCGGTAA